The DNA window ACAGGACGATGCGGTTGTTGCGGACGATGTCCTCGATGGCGATGAGTTTCATGCGGGCGATCTGGTCGCGCACTTCCTGGCTGGGCGGCGTGTAGCTGCGTCCGTAGCCGGGGGAGTATTTGACCAGGGCGCGCCGCAGCGGCAGCCTGCTCTCCATGGCGTAGCCGACCGCATGGCCCGTGCCGCTGTCGGGCACGCCGGAGGTCAGGTCGGCCTGGACATCGTCCTTGCGCGCCAGTGCCCGGCCGCAGCGTTCACGGACGGTCTCGACCGAGACGCCCTCGTAGCTGGACGCCGGGTAGCCGGTGTAGATCCACAGGAACGAGCAGACCTTGCGGCCGCCGGCCGGGGCGGCGGCCTGCCGCGTGCCTTCGGGGGTGATGAACACGATCTCGCCCGGCTGCATGTACTTGCGCACCTGGTAGCCGAGGTTTGGGAAGGCGCACGTCTCGCTGGCGATGGCGGTTGCGCCGTCGCGTTCGCCGACGACCAGCGGCAGCCGTGCATGGCCGTCGGAGCCGGCGAAGATGCCGTCGCGCGTCATCGCCATGAGGGAGATGGAGCCTTCGATCCGGCGGAACGCCGTCTGGATGCCTTCGACGACGTCGGCGCCGCGGGCGATGATCTTGGCGACCAGTTCGGTCTGGTTGACCTGCCCCTCCTCGATCTCGCTGAGGGTGATGCCTTCCTCGATGAGTTCGCGGGCGAGGGCGCGCCGGTTGGCCACGAGGCCGGCCGTGACGACGGCGCAGGTGCCGAAGCGCGTTTCCATCACAATCGGCTGCGGGTCCGAATCGCTGACCACCCCGAGCCCCATCGAGCCACTGTAGGCCCGGTAGAAGCTGTCGAAGAGGTTCTTGAACTGCCCGTTGGCCATGCGGTGGATGGCCCGGTGCAGGCGGTTCTCCTGGATGACCAGCCCGCCGAATTCCGTGCCCAGGTGGGAATGGTAGTCGGTGCCGTAGAAGAGGTCGTCCATGCAGTCCGAACGCGAGACGACGCCGAAGATGCCGCTCATCAGTCGCTCCGGTTCCAATCGTTGCGGGGTGGAGGGCGTGAGTATAGCCGAACGCGCGACCGGCGGCCACGGCCGGTTCGGCGCCGGTCACCATTCCCAGTCGACTGTGAACTCCTGCATCCGGGCCTCGCACGGGGGGCCGTGCCCGATCAGGATCCGCTTGCCGGTGCAGTCGAAGAGCACGCACGCCAGCGTCCGCCCGTCGCGGTGGCGGCAGAAGCCCCGCTCGTGCGACGACAGGGCGGCGCGGACGTCGTCCAGCGTGTGCAGCTCGCCGCAGACCTCCTGCGCCCGGGCGGACCGCCCGAAGGTGTTCGACGACTCCGGGGCGGCCTCGTGCCTCAGCATCGGCGGGTGCAGGTAGTTGTTGCAGTGGTAGTCGTTCGTTTCGACCTTGCGGACGCTCATGGCCGTGGCCGAGGTCTCGATGCTCACGGTCCGATCGCCCCGGACCAGCAGGAAATGCTCTCCCTGCGCCCGGTGGGCGGCTGCCAGGAGTTCGACTCCGTCGTCGATGCTGCGGGCGTCCAGCACACGCCGGCAGAACACACGCTTCGGCTCGCCGATGCGGGCGTCGGCGCAGGTGAGGGCGTTGCAGGCGGAGACCACGCCGTGCGAGTTGACGAACGGCGCGTGCCCGGGCAGGCTGCCGACGTAGCAGAGCGCCAGCACGGACAGTCCGGACGGATAGGCGGCCCGGAGCACGAACACGTCGTCCTCCCGGCGCCCGTCCTCGTTGTGGCCGATCAGCAGCCGTTCCTCGTTCTTGACGACGAACGTGCTGCAGGCGTCGGGCTCGGGCCGAGGGCGCTCCAGCTCGACGACCTGGATGCGGGCCAGGGCGTCGAACGGAAGCCCCGCGCCGTCGGCCAGGCCGCGCAGTTCGTCCAGGATGAAGGGGTACTGCTCGACGTGCGCCATGTACCGGGCGAGGGCGTCGGCCGCATCGGGACCATCGTCGGCGGTCCGGCGCAGAGTCCCCGCCAGGACGTGGATCTGCTCACGCGTCTGCCGTCCGATCTCCAGGCCGATCTCGTAGTGGCTTCCGACGGCTTCGATCGTCTGCAGCGGGCCGGCCATGTCGCGACTCCCGGGAGGGACCGGATCGGCGGGTCGGTGCGCGCCGGCCGGTCCCGCAGCGACCGGCCGCCCCCGCCACCGAGTTCATTATGGGGGTGCGCTCTCGGGGAGTCAACACGCTGAGCATCCTCCCTCGCCGCGTCTTTCTGCGGCCTCGTCGGGTTTTCCGTTTCCCGTCCCGCCGGTTCGTGGTATACTCGGAATGTCAGGGAGATTCCGTCCCCACCGCGTGCGCCAGCACAGCTTGAGGATGCACAGCCTGTCTCTTTCCGCCGTCGAGCGCACGCCATGGCACGCCAACCAGCCAACCCAAGGGTCGACCAGGATCTGACTTCGCGTCCGCTGTCGCGTTCGCTGCTGCGCCTGGCGCTGCCCCTGGCGTTCGGGCAGGTGCTCCACGCCCTCTACGCGATGGTCGATGCGTTCTGGCTGGGGCGCGAGAACACTGTCTCACTGGCGGCCGTCGGGGCGTCCACGCCCGTCCACTTCATCACGGTGGCGTTCGGGATGGGGTTCGCGAACGCGGGCACTGCGCTGGTGGCCCAGTTCACTGGGGCGAGGCTCTACCGCCGGGCGGAACAGGCGGCCGCGCAGACCATCCTCGTGCTGTGCGGCATCGTGCTGTCCGCCTCGGTCCTGATGCAGGTTCTGCTGCCGCAGGTGCTTGGGTGGCTGCAGGTGCCCGAAGACGTGCGGCCGGCGGCGGCCGCCTACCTGCGGATCATCCTGGCGGCCATGCCCATCAGCGCGTTCACCATGGCCTACGGCGGCGTGCTGCGGGCCGTGGGGGACACGCTGACGGTCATCGTGATCATCGGCATCGGCAACCTCGTCAACGCGGTCCTGGACCCCGTGCTGATCTTCGGGTGGTTGGGCCTGCCGCGGATGGGCGTGCAGGGGGCGGCGGCGGCGACGGCGCTCTGCCAGGTCGGCTCGGCGATCGCCTGCTTCGTCTGCCTGCGGCGTGGGCGTGCCGGGCTGGCCATCCGGCGGACTGACTGGAAGCCGGACTGGCCGCTGATCGGCAAGACGCTGCGCGTCGGCCTGCCGGCGGCCGCCAGCGGCAGCAGCACGTCCATCGGTTTCGCCGTGCAGCAGTCCATGGTCAACACGTTCGGCAAGGTGGTGATGGGGGCTTACACCACGGGTTTCCGCATCATCCACGTGCTGGACGCGCCGACGCAGGCGATGGTGGGCGCCACGGCGCCGGTGGTGGGGCAGGCCCTGGGCGCGGGCAAGCCGGAACTGGCGCGCAAGGCGGCCTGGACGAGCACCCTGTGGGTGGCGGCCATCATGTTCCTGCCGCTGGCGTTCCTGACGTGGAAGGGCCACTGGGTGGCTACGAAGCTGGTGCCGCCTGACGTGGCGGACGAACTGGGCCGGTTCTTCCTGTTCATGCCGTTGTCGACGTACTTCTTCGGTGTTCTGTCCGTGCTGACGGCGGCGTTCATCGGCTCCGGACACACCACGCCCATCATGTTCCTGCACATTGCGCGTCTGTGGGCGCTGCGCATTCCGCTGGTCTGGCTGTTCGCGCTCAAGCTGGCGATGGGGAGCGTGGGGATCTACGTCGGTCTGGCGGCGGCCAACATCACGTCGGCCGCCCTGGGGCTGGCCATGTTCCTGTTGATCAAGTGGGAGACGGCCGTCGTCCCCGTCACGCAGCCGGACGCTGAGGCGGAGGAGGCGGGAGAGATCGTGGAGTTCGAGGCCGCTTCGCAGGGCGGCGGGGAGGGCGCGGCCGCGGCCGCCACCGACCGACAGGCCGCCACCTGAGGTGCGCCGGGGCGGTCCCGGCCGGGGCAGGGGGCGGCGCACTGCGGGCGCTTTCAATGGTCCATCGGACGGGCGGCCTGCCTGGCCGTTGCCTTTGCCCTCGGCGTATGCGTACTATGGGAGTCAAAGGGCGGCGGGCGCCGCATGCCGATGGTGTGTGTGGACGGGAGACCGGGATGAGAGTTGGATTTCTTGGCAGGGTGAAGAGCGCACTGGTACTCGCGGTCGTCCTCTGGGCGACCCAGGGCTGTGCCAGCCCGGGCGACTACTTCAGTCACCGGGTCCAGGACTTCCTCGAGATGGCCGACTTCGGCCTTACGTTCACAACGGAGCCGTCCATCGGGTTGTACTGGAACAGCCTCGATGCGCTCGTGGCGGGCTACTCGAACATCGACGGGCATTTCGTCGGCTTCGGCGGCGGCCAGTTGGGCATGACGCGCGTCTACAGCAACTGCTACGGCTTCATCGTCTCGAAGGAACGCGTGGGCTGGGGCGAGTTCGACAAGTACGACGACAGCACGCTGTTCATACGCCACGGGGGGCTGGGCGGTTTTGCGTCCCTCGCGACCGGCGGCGGGCCGGAGTACACGCCGGCGTGCGTCCACTTCGCGCCGCACATCGGCTACGTGGGGTTCGTCTGGAACGCCCGGTATACCGAGATGCTGGACTTTTTCCTCGGGTTCTTCCTGATCGATCTGGCCGGTGAC is part of the Candidatus Brocadiaceae bacterium genome and encodes:
- a CDS encoding amidophosphoribosyltransferase — its product is MSGIFGVVSRSDCMDDLFYGTDYHSHLGTEFGGLVIQENRLHRAIHRMANGQFKNLFDSFYRAYSGSMGLGVVSDSDPQPIVMETRFGTCAVVTAGLVANRRALARELIEEGITLSEIEEGQVNQTELVAKIIARGADVVEGIQTAFRRIEGSISLMAMTRDGIFAGSDGHARLPLVVGERDGATAIASETCAFPNLGYQVRKYMQPGEIVFITPEGTRQAAAPAGGRKVCSFLWIYTGYPASSYEGVSVETVRERCGRALARKDDVQADLTSGVPDSGTGHAVGYAMESRLPLRRALVKYSPGYGRSYTPPSQEVRDQIARMKLIAIEDIVRNNRIVLCEDSVVRGTQLRNLTLGKLWDAGAAEIHVRVACPPLMFPCLYNLSTRTHDELAARRAIRALEGSDPQDVAPYLDESTEQYRQMVQWICRDVKATSLVYLTLEEMIEAIGLPACDLCTHCWNGRPD
- a CDS encoding MATE family efflux transporter, with amino-acid sequence MARQPANPRVDQDLTSRPLSRSLLRLALPLAFGQVLHALYAMVDAFWLGRENTVSLAAVGASTPVHFITVAFGMGFANAGTALVAQFTGARLYRRAEQAAAQTILVLCGIVLSASVLMQVLLPQVLGWLQVPEDVRPAAAAYLRIILAAMPISAFTMAYGGVLRAVGDTLTVIVIIGIGNLVNAVLDPVLIFGWLGLPRMGVQGAAAATALCQVGSAIACFVCLRRGRAGLAIRRTDWKPDWPLIGKTLRVGLPAAASGSSTSIGFAVQQSMVNTFGKVVMGAYTTGFRIIHVLDAPTQAMVGATAPVVGQALGAGKPELARKAAWTSTLWVAAIMFLPLAFLTWKGHWVATKLVPPDVADELGRFFLFMPLSTYFFGVLSVLTAAFIGSGHTTPIMFLHIARLWALRIPLVWLFALKLAMGSVGIYVGLAAANITSAALGLAMFLLIKWETAVVPVTQPDAEAEEAGEIVEFEAASQGGGEGAAAAATDRQAAT